In the genome of Candidatus Zixiibacteriota bacterium, one region contains:
- a CDS encoding ABC transporter ATP-binding protein — protein MIKIENLEKVYRTEEVETTALNKVNVEINEGEFVAIMGPSGCGKSTLLNVLGLLDNPSSGKYHLLGQEVSGYTERQRAQLRKNNIGFVFQSFNLIDELTVLENIELPLLYLGQSAGMRKLRVHDVMEQMQLTPRKGHFPQQLSGGQQQRVAVARAVVAEPKLILADEPTGNLDSSHGDEVMNLLSSLNEAGTTIVMVTHSPAYAEHARRTIHLFDGAVVTEDFSSQHHV, from the coding sequence ATGATAAAAATCGAAAACCTCGAAAAAGTCTACCGCACTGAAGAAGTCGAGACGACCGCCCTTAACAAAGTCAATGTCGAAATCAACGAGGGCGAATTCGTGGCCATAATGGGTCCTTCCGGCTGCGGCAAATCGACACTTCTAAACGTGCTGGGTTTGCTGGACAATCCCTCCTCGGGTAAGTACCACCTGTTGGGCCAGGAGGTCTCGGGTTACACCGAAAGACAACGCGCTCAGCTTAGAAAGAACAACATTGGGTTTGTCTTTCAGAGCTTCAACCTGATCGATGAACTCACCGTGTTGGAAAACATCGAATTGCCGCTGTTATACCTTGGACAGTCGGCGGGCATGCGCAAACTGCGAGTTCACGACGTCATGGAGCAAATGCAATTGACGCCACGCAAAGGCCACTTCCCGCAGCAACTCTCCGGTGGTCAGCAGCAGCGCGTGGCGGTGGCCCGGGCCGTTGTGGCCGAACCCAAACTGATCCTGGCTGATGAGCCGACCGGTAATCTCGACTCCAGTCACGGCGACGAAGTGATGAATCTTCTGTCGTCGTTGAACGAGGCCGGCACAACTATCGTCATGGTAACTCACTCACCGGCCTACGCAGAACATGCCAGGCGCACGATTCACCTGTTCGACGGGGCCGTAGTTACAGAAGATTTCTCATCGCAGCATCATGTATAG
- a CDS encoding ABC transporter permease, protein MYSNYLKVALRNIVRHKTHAVINVVGLAVGIACCLMILIWVDSELGFDEFHSKVDRLYRVVRYTTESESSEFRAITPSPLGPALVEELPEVVAATRSGGDHPRLVKKDDRLFQDDKIAFVDPSLFTLFSLPLLYGDSLTALTDPSSVVISESMSRKYFGDDNAVGQVLNIERSDYTISAIMRDLPDKSHLAFDAALPFESRSDHVKEVSDRWEASGYYTYVLLDDDASTAQATEKMNAILNQHLENPEYRLELQPITKVHLHSAGIFGEKAKGIVYVYMFSAMAILILIAACINFANLTTARSSVRATEIGVRKVMGARRTDLVRQFLAEAVIMSGVAAIIAFGLVEILLPAFSVWAGKDLGLHFASNYQLLLAILAVTGVTGLAAGAYPALCLSSLIPIRVLKGERSGRRGKSLLRRILVVTQFALSIFLLVCASLVYQQLTFMTSGDLGFVHDDVMSIYMRGGFSSEYPALRQELLAMPGVVDVTAGTPPVELSWGSADLEWEGKDPDLRFGMGRYNIDYQYISLFQMEMLKGRGFSQDHPTDLTEAYILNEAALSKMKLDDPIGKSFAMDGRQGSIIGVVKDFHIFSMHDEIIPLALQMDPDGLENLIIRTTPEQAATVMSFIESRWRELSPEYAFDAQYLDATIEGFYRSEHQTATLVGWSAGIAVVIACLGLFGLASYMVERRTKEIGIRKLLGAGVTGIVRMLSTESTWLIIAANALAWPAAYYAADLWLARFAYTIEINLITFFTAGFFVLAIALVIIAGHTIRAARANPVNALRNE, encoded by the coding sequence ATGTATAGCAACTACCTTAAAGTCGCCCTGCGCAACATCGTTCGGCACAAGACCCACGCGGTCATCAATGTGGTCGGACTGGCTGTCGGCATTGCTTGCTGTCTGATGATTCTAATCTGGGTCGACAGCGAGTTGGGCTTCGATGAGTTTCACAGCAAGGTCGATCGGCTTTACCGGGTGGTGCGCTATACTACCGAAAGCGAGTCGAGCGAGTTCAGAGCCATCACGCCCTCTCCCCTGGGTCCGGCGCTGGTCGAGGAGCTGCCCGAGGTCGTTGCCGCGACGCGGTCCGGCGGCGACCATCCGCGCCTGGTCAAAAAGGACGACCGTTTGTTTCAGGATGATAAGATAGCCTTTGTCGATCCATCCCTGTTTACACTGTTCTCGCTACCATTGTTGTACGGCGACTCGTTAACGGCCTTGACCGATCCCTCTTCGGTGGTCATATCCGAAAGTATGAGCCGCAAGTATTTCGGAGACGACAATGCCGTGGGACAGGTACTGAATATCGAACGATCCGACTATACGATCTCGGCCATCATGAGGGATTTGCCGGACAAATCGCACCTGGCCTTTGACGCCGCGCTGCCGTTTGAGTCGCGCTCGGATCATGTCAAAGAAGTCAGCGATCGCTGGGAGGCTTCCGGCTACTACACCTATGTGCTCCTCGACGACGATGCATCCACGGCCCAAGCCACCGAGAAGATGAACGCGATTCTTAACCAACACCTGGAGAACCCAGAGTACCGTCTTGAGTTGCAACCCATAACGAAGGTGCATTTGCATTCGGCCGGCATCTTCGGCGAGAAAGCCAAGGGCATTGTGTATGTCTACATGTTCAGTGCTATGGCTATTCTGATCCTTATTGCCGCCTGTATCAACTTCGCCAACCTGACCACCGCCCGCTCAAGCGTGCGGGCTACCGAAATCGGCGTTCGCAAGGTTATGGGTGCGCGGCGGACTGATCTGGTGCGGCAGTTCCTGGCCGAAGCGGTGATCATGTCCGGTGTGGCAGCCATCATTGCCTTCGGGTTGGTGGAAATACTGTTGCCCGCCTTTTCCGTTTGGGCTGGTAAAGACCTCGGCCTGCACTTCGCATCCAACTATCAGCTACTGTTGGCCATTCTGGCCGTGACCGGAGTGACCGGACTGGCCGCAGGCGCCTATCCCGCCTTGTGCCTCTCATCATTGATACCAATCCGGGTACTCAAGGGAGAACGCTCGGGACGACGCGGCAAGAGCCTGCTGAGAAGAATCCTGGTCGTGACACAGTTTGCGCTCTCCATATTCTTGCTGGTGTGCGCGTCGCTGGTCTATCAACAGCTTACCTTCATGACCTCCGGCGATCTCGGATTTGTGCATGACGATGTAATGAGTATATACATGCGGGGCGGTTTTTCAAGTGAATATCCGGCCCTGCGGCAGGAATTGCTGGCCATGCCCGGCGTCGTCGACGTTACGGCCGGTACACCGCCGGTGGAATTGAGTTGGGGGAGTGCTGACCTGGAATGGGAGGGCAAGGACCCCGACCTCCGTTTTGGAATGGGACGCTACAACATAGATTATCAGTACATCAGTCTTTTCCAGATGGAGATGCTAAAGGGACGCGGGTTCTCGCAGGACCATCCAACCGACCTGACGGAAGCCTACATCCTGAACGAGGCGGCCTTGAGTAAGATGAAGCTCGATGACCCTATCGGCAAATCATTCGCGATGGACGGTCGCCAGGGTAGTATCATAGGCGTCGTAAAGGATTTTCATATTTTCTCCATGCACGACGAGATCATCCCGCTGGCGCTCCAGATGGACCCCGACGGATTGGAGAATCTGATCATACGCACGACACCGGAACAGGCTGCGACCGTCATGAGTTTTATCGAGTCGCGATGGCGGGAGCTCTCGCCCGAATATGCCTTCGACGCCCAGTATCTGGATGCGACCATCGAAGGCTTCTATAGATCGGAACACCAGACGGCTACACTGGTCGGATGGTCGGCCGGAATAGCCGTTGTCATCGCCTGCCTGGGACTGTTTGGGCTTGCCTCGTACATGGTGGAACGGCGCACCAAGGAGATAGGTATCCGCAAACTGCTCGGTGCCGGCGTGACCGGTATCGTTCGAATGTTGTCGACGGAATCGACCTGGCTGATTATCGCAGCCAACGCCCTGGCCTGGCCCGCGGCCTACTATGCTGCCGATCTATGGCTGGCGCGGTTCGCCTACACTATTGAAATCAACCTGATTACATTCTTCACTGCCGGCTTCTTCGTGCTCGCCATAGCGTTGGTGATAATCGCAGGTCACACCATCAGAGCGGCACGAGCCAACCCGGTGAATGCCCTTCGGAATGAGTAG